A genomic region of Catalinimonas niigatensis contains the following coding sequences:
- a CDS encoding helicase domain-containing protein, which yields MHTFVVSARQSFACMAFQGESAIVARRKLTKLSETPYFGRIDFAQNGRTKRLPIYIGMYSFIGGTPDTYPIYDWRAPVSSMFYDFELGKAWYETPAGTVNGTIELRRQYRIRKGRMEYVIENSVNIQDDLLQRELSQASDDKMKQIVATIQRDQNAIIRNETSPVMIIQGVAGSGKTSIAIHRIAFLLYRFRDTIRSNDMLIISPNKVFADYISNVLPELGETHTV from the coding sequence ATGCATACCTTTGTGGTTTCAGCCCGTCAGTCGTTTGCATGTATGGCTTTTCAGGGAGAGTCTGCTATCGTGGCCCGACGCAAACTTACCAAGCTGAGTGAAACACCTTATTTCGGTCGGATTGATTTTGCGCAAAACGGCAGAACAAAGCGTTTGCCCATTTATATTGGTATGTATTCATTTATCGGTGGCACACCGGACACTTATCCCATTTACGATTGGCGGGCACCGGTCTCTTCCATGTTTTATGATTTTGAATTAGGTAAAGCCTGGTATGAGACGCCAGCCGGGACCGTCAATGGCACCATAGAACTCAGGCGGCAATACCGGATCAGGAAGGGGAGAATGGAGTATGTGATCGAGAATTCGGTCAACATCCAGGATGACCTCTTGCAGCGGGAGCTAAGTCAGGCATCGGATGACAAGATGAAGCAAATTGTCGCGACCATCCAACGCGATCAGAATGCCATCATCAGGAATGAAACCTCCCCGGTCATGATCATTCAGGGGGTCGCCGGTTCGGGTAAGACTTCCATCGCCATCCATCGCATTGCCTTCCTGTTGTACCGCTTTCGGGACACTATCAGGTCAAACGATATGCTCATCATCTCACCCAACAAGGTCTTTGCAGACTACATCTCCAATGTGTTGCCAGAGTTGGGTGAAACCCATACAGTCTGA